Proteins co-encoded in one Streptomyces sp. SLBN-31 genomic window:
- a CDS encoding GDSL-type esterase/lipase family protein: MDTEHDWITTPVTAELLRGAIDVEHTERGVLPHRLPAWARAQYDDGQLAMAESQPSGVRLVFRTRATAVELDALPLKRAYTGAPTRPDGLYDLLVDGRPAGQASVAGGDTVTIDMSTGGTELRSGDPGTLRFTGLPDRPKDIEIWLPHNETTRLVALRTNAPVEPASDHGRKVWLHHGSSISHGSDAASPTTTWPALAASLGSVELINLGLAGSALLDPFTARTLRDTPADLISVKLGINVVNTDLMRLRAFTPAVHGFLDTIREGHPTTPLLVVSPILCPIHEDTPGPTAWDMSALSAGRLRFQAAGDPADRDNGKLTLTVVREELARIVEQRAADDPHLHYLDGRSLYGEADSAELPLPDDLHPDATTHRRIGERFAALAFAEGGAFGKSGS, translated from the coding sequence ATGGACACCGAGCACGACTGGATCACCACGCCCGTCACCGCCGAACTGCTGCGCGGCGCGATCGACGTGGAGCACACCGAGCGCGGGGTGCTGCCGCACCGGCTGCCGGCCTGGGCCCGGGCCCAGTACGACGACGGGCAGCTGGCGATGGCGGAGTCCCAGCCGTCCGGGGTGCGCCTGGTCTTCCGTACCCGGGCCACCGCCGTCGAACTCGACGCCCTGCCGCTGAAGCGCGCCTACACCGGCGCCCCGACCCGCCCCGACGGCCTCTACGACCTCCTCGTCGACGGCCGCCCGGCCGGCCAGGCCTCCGTGGCGGGCGGCGACACCGTCACCATCGACATGAGCACGGGCGGCACCGAACTGCGGTCCGGTGATCCCGGCACCCTCCGCTTCACCGGCCTGCCCGACCGCCCCAAGGACATCGAGATCTGGCTCCCGCACAACGAGACCACCAGACTCGTGGCCCTGCGCACGAACGCCCCCGTCGAACCCGCGTCCGACCACGGCCGCAAGGTCTGGCTCCACCACGGCAGTTCGATCAGCCACGGCTCCGACGCCGCGAGCCCCACCACCACCTGGCCCGCCCTCGCCGCCTCGCTCGGCAGCGTGGAACTCATCAACCTGGGCCTGGCCGGCAGCGCCCTCCTCGACCCCTTCACCGCCCGCACCCTGCGCGACACCCCCGCGGACCTCATCAGTGTCAAACTCGGCATCAACGTGGTCAACACCGACCTGATGCGGCTGCGCGCCTTCACCCCCGCGGTCCACGGCTTCCTCGACACCATCCGCGAGGGCCACCCCACCACACCCCTGCTGGTCGTCTCGCCGATCCTGTGCCCCATCCACGAGGACACGCCCGGCCCCACCGCCTGGGACATGAGCGCGCTGAGCGCCGGCCGCCTCCGGTTCCAGGCCGCGGGAGACCCGGCGGACCGTGACAACGGCAAACTCACCCTCACCGTCGTCCGAGAGGAACTGGCCCGGATCGTCGAGCAGCGGGCCGCCGACGACCCGCACCTGCACTACCTCGACGGCCGCAGCCTGTACGGCGAGGCCGACAGCGCCGAACTGCCGCTGCCCGACGACCTCCACCCCGATGCCACCACCCACCGGCGTATCGGCGAACGCTTCGCCGCACTGGCCTTCGCCGAGGGCGGCGCCTTCGGCAAGAGCGGCTCCTGA
- a CDS encoding amidohydrolase, producing the protein MGHAVDEAVGRVAGEVAVRADRLWETAQTLHGNPEYAFAEHRAAELLSGELAREGFTVERDLAGLPTAFAARSGTPRRPAVALLLEYDALPGLGHACGHNLIAAAGLGAALAARAVLAEGDGAVWAVGTPAEEGGGGKVIETDAGVFDDLDAALMFHPGVHSWRWAPLTAQAQYRVGFHGRAAHPTGNPTEGIDALAALIQLFNTLAVVERRLPQGSHVQGIITDGGRATNVVPVYAEGLFGLRAVTTAGLEDLAGELLTCAHGVARATDTTVTVERATPRYEHFRDSGVLSGRFAHHLSRAGIELTPPEPGVFLGSSDIGNVSGRVPAIHPFVAVMGEEGSDHTPEFAAAAASDRGRRVMLAATEALACTAVELLLSPDLRDRAWSEHERTTVATVV; encoded by the coding sequence GTGGGGCACGCTGTGGACGAGGCGGTCGGACGAGTGGCGGGCGAGGTGGCCGTACGGGCGGATCGGCTGTGGGAGACGGCGCAGACGCTGCACGGCAATCCCGAGTACGCGTTCGCGGAACACCGGGCGGCCGAGTTGCTGAGCGGGGAACTCGCACGCGAGGGGTTCACCGTCGAGCGCGACCTGGCCGGTCTGCCCACCGCGTTCGCGGCGCGGTCAGGCACGCCCCGTCGGCCGGCCGTGGCCCTGCTGCTCGAGTACGACGCCCTGCCCGGCCTCGGGCACGCCTGCGGCCACAACCTCATCGCCGCGGCCGGTCTCGGAGCCGCCCTCGCGGCCAGGGCCGTGCTGGCCGAAGGGGACGGTGCCGTGTGGGCCGTGGGGACCCCCGCCGAGGAGGGCGGGGGCGGAAAGGTCATCGAGACCGACGCGGGCGTCTTCGACGACCTCGACGCCGCGCTGATGTTCCATCCGGGGGTCCACAGCTGGCGGTGGGCGCCGCTGACCGCCCAGGCGCAGTACCGCGTCGGCTTCCACGGGCGTGCCGCGCACCCCACCGGCAACCCCACCGAGGGCATCGACGCCCTGGCCGCGCTCATCCAGCTGTTCAACACACTCGCGGTCGTCGAGCGGCGGCTGCCGCAGGGCTCGCACGTCCAGGGCATCATCACCGACGGAGGCCGGGCGACGAACGTCGTCCCCGTGTACGCCGAAGGACTCTTCGGGCTGCGCGCCGTGACGACCGCCGGGCTCGAGGACCTCGCGGGCGAGCTGCTGACCTGCGCGCACGGCGTGGCCCGGGCGACCGACACGACCGTGACGGTGGAGCGGGCCACTCCCCGCTACGAGCACTTCCGCGACAGCGGTGTGCTGTCCGGACGGTTCGCCCACCACCTCTCCCGCGCGGGCATCGAGCTCACGCCTCCCGAGCCCGGCGTCTTCCTGGGCTCCTCCGACATCGGCAACGTCAGCGGCCGCGTTCCCGCGATCCACCCCTTCGTCGCCGTCATGGGCGAGGAGGGCTCCGACCACACCCCCGAGTTCGCGGCCGCCGCGGCGTCCGACCGCGGCCGACGCGTGATGCTGGCGGCGACGGAGGCACTCGCCTGCACGGCGGTGGAACTCCTGCTCTCCCCTGACCTACGCGACCGAGCCTGGTCCGAACACGAACGCACCACGGTCGCGACGGTGGTGTGA
- a CDS encoding hemerythrin domain-containing protein: MGHGGNIIDELMTDHREVEEIFGRIEALPTGHKDRKVYADQATMELIRHSVAEEEYLYPAVREHVAGGDAIADKEIEDHSEAEQIMKDLESCEADHGEFDRLIGKLMTDVREHIADEEQNLFPKLRAACPPDALDKLGDKIRTAKKMAPTRPHPSAPDTPPANKLLAPGAGLVDRLRDALSGRGKLDD, encoded by the coding sequence ATGGGACACGGCGGAAACATCATCGACGAGCTGATGACCGACCATCGCGAGGTCGAGGAGATCTTCGGCCGGATCGAGGCCCTGCCGACCGGACACAAGGACCGGAAGGTGTACGCCGATCAGGCCACGATGGAGTTGATACGGCACTCGGTCGCCGAGGAGGAGTACCTCTACCCGGCCGTGCGCGAGCACGTCGCGGGCGGGGACGCCATCGCGGACAAGGAGATCGAGGACCACTCCGAGGCCGAGCAGATCATGAAGGACCTGGAGAGCTGCGAGGCAGACCACGGTGAGTTCGACAGGCTCATCGGCAAGCTGATGACGGATGTCCGCGAACACATCGCCGACGAGGAGCAGAACCTCTTCCCCAAGCTGCGTGCCGCGTGTCCTCCGGACGCGCTGGACAAGCTCGGCGACAAGATCCGCACGGCCAAGAAGATGGCGCCGACCCGGCCGCACCCCTCCGCGCCGGACACCCCTCCGGCCAACAAGCTTCTGGCGCCGGGCGCGGGCCTGGTCGACCGGCTGCGCGACGCGCTCAGCGGCCGCGGCAAGCTCGACGACTGA
- a CDS encoding helix-turn-helix domain-containing protein produces MTGPTDDARSVRTTGATEDASWARELLEQMRPTGRGVERVVGWLAQAVRGTACLHDGDGNLLAGVPVPLDTNLVADITAGRIASAAWGDPGRHLRLVGVELPHSGTVGVLAVSRTTAFDRRASDIVTHTAQVVALLLRARETNEAAHRLRRAASDLRLAILQLLMVEDTVSARRVAAGLWPGLLDTDTACVYVLEGETEERDHIAEECLDATRERALVVRCPAVDAHVIVVAPHDAAADALRSLTGRWPGLLLGGSAPHSLARTATAYGQAVSALAVARFRPDKQAVYAERTHPERLMDPAVLRAWTATLLEPLDTLAHHTRAELLATSRLGLEFTAVSAAKVLGVSRNTVRARMERVEALLDTDFSDLTARAVVHLALNTQVGLADDDRRLDRAETDRARLTDLLAGSALRTWAHDLLARLETDGRDLRRTLRTWIAAGGNAERAAQSLGMHAQTVREHVRSAEPVLERQLLTGGSDLYEVVLAHLALGDLDEPVLDRANQDHPDSPVHG; encoded by the coding sequence ATGACTGGCCCGACGGACGACGCCCGTTCCGTGCGGACGACGGGCGCCACCGAGGACGCTTCCTGGGCGCGTGAACTGCTCGAACAGATGCGGCCCACCGGACGCGGTGTCGAGCGGGTCGTCGGGTGGCTCGCCCAGGCCGTGCGGGGGACCGCCTGTCTCCACGACGGCGACGGCAACCTCCTCGCGGGAGTCCCGGTCCCGCTCGACACCAACCTGGTCGCGGACATCACCGCGGGGCGGATCGCCTCCGCCGCCTGGGGCGACCCGGGCCGTCACCTGCGCCTGGTCGGCGTGGAGCTGCCGCACTCCGGCACCGTCGGGGTCCTGGCCGTGTCCCGCACGACCGCCTTCGACCGGCGGGCCTCGGACATCGTCACCCACACCGCACAGGTCGTCGCACTCCTGCTCCGGGCACGCGAGACGAACGAGGCGGCGCACCGGCTCCGGCGCGCCGCCTCCGACCTGCGCCTGGCGATCCTGCAACTGCTGATGGTGGAGGACACCGTCTCCGCGCGCCGCGTGGCCGCAGGTCTGTGGCCCGGCCTGCTCGACACGGACACCGCGTGCGTCTACGTCCTGGAAGGCGAAACGGAGGAACGCGACCACATCGCCGAGGAGTGTCTCGACGCCACCCGGGAGCGGGCGCTGGTGGTGCGCTGCCCCGCGGTGGACGCCCACGTCATCGTCGTCGCGCCGCACGACGCCGCCGCCGACGCGCTGCGCTCGCTCACCGGGCGGTGGCCGGGCCTGCTCCTGGGCGGCAGCGCCCCGCACAGCCTCGCCCGCACCGCCACCGCGTACGGACAGGCCGTCAGCGCGCTCGCCGTGGCCCGCTTCCGCCCCGACAAGCAGGCCGTCTACGCCGAACGCACCCACCCCGAACGCCTGATGGACCCGGCCGTGCTCCGGGCCTGGACCGCCACCCTGCTGGAACCGCTCGACACCCTGGCCCACCACACCCGGGCCGAACTCCTCGCCACCTCCCGCCTCGGCCTTGAGTTCACGGCCGTCAGCGCCGCCAAGGTGCTGGGCGTCAGCCGCAACACCGTCCGCGCCCGCATGGAACGCGTCGAGGCGCTGCTGGACACGGACTTCTCCGACCTCACGGCCCGCGCGGTGGTCCACCTCGCGCTCAACACCCAGGTCGGCCTGGCCGACGACGACCGCAGGCTCGACCGTGCCGAGACCGACCGGGCCCGGCTCACCGACCTGCTGGCCGGCTCGGCGCTGCGCACCTGGGCCCACGACCTGCTCGCCCGCCTGGAGACGGACGGCCGCGACCTGCGGCGCACACTGCGCACCTGGATCGCCGCCGGAGGCAACGCCGAGCGCGCCGCCCAGAGCCTCGGCATGCACGCGCAGACCGTCCGCGAGCACGTCCGCAGCGCGGAACCCGTCCTCGAACGCCAGTTGCTGACCGGCGGCAGCGACCTCTACGAGGTCGTCTTGGCCCATCTCGCGCTCGGCGACCTGGACGAGCCGGTGCTCGACCGCGCGAACCAGGATCATCCGGACTCACCTGTGCACGGGTGA
- a CDS encoding TetR/AcrR family transcriptional regulator has protein sequence MGRMGLTTERVVRAGAELADEVGFEQVTVSEVARRFDVKVASLYSHVRNSQDLKTRIALFALEELADRAADAVAGRAGKDALAAFANAYRDYGREHPGRAAAARFPLDPATAAVSAGVRHARMTRAILRGYDLPEPEQTHAVRLLGSVFHGYSSLETAGAFSHSAPGSEESWTRVLDALDALLRNWPAHPTA, from the coding sequence ATGGGGCGTATGGGGCTGACCACGGAACGCGTGGTCCGGGCGGGTGCGGAGCTGGCCGACGAGGTCGGGTTCGAGCAGGTCACCGTCTCGGAGGTGGCCCGGCGCTTCGACGTGAAGGTGGCGAGCCTGTACTCGCACGTGAGGAACTCCCAGGACCTCAAGACCCGCATCGCCCTCTTCGCCCTGGAGGAACTCGCCGACCGGGCCGCGGACGCGGTGGCCGGACGGGCCGGCAAGGACGCCCTGGCCGCCTTCGCCAACGCCTACCGCGACTACGGCCGTGAACACCCCGGGCGCGCGGCCGCGGCCCGGTTCCCGCTCGACCCGGCGACGGCTGCCGTGAGCGCGGGTGTCCGCCACGCCCGCATGACGCGGGCGATCCTGCGCGGCTACGACCTGCCGGAGCCGGAACAGACGCACGCCGTAAGGCTTTTGGGCAGCGTCTTCCACGGTTACTCGAGCCTGGAGACGGCCGGCGCCTTCAGTCACAGCGCCCCCGGCTCCGAGGAGTCCTGGACGCGCGTCCTGGACGCCCTCGACGCCCTGCTGCGCAACTGGCCCGCCCATCCCACCGCTTGA
- a CDS encoding SCO6745 family protein yields the protein MVTMAARGMWERYEPVHDLVYFAPEARRAADELGMRGFWMGYFALRAAPLGPVPAPVVTACFYVFHPDRVTRALPDAWRYAAPGDVVDAREGAMDAAMTRLFGPDVVSSARMTEAADLAWRAAEAADTAGRPLAAANQALDRPRRSCARLWQALTTLREHRGDGHVATLVAHGVGPVAAMVLKAAAGESDAALLREGRKWDQTAWRAAETELRERGWLDGAGALTPAGVTGRAAIEARTDAAAEGPWRALGQDNTARLTDLLDPLAAAVRKSGLLPEGNPVGVPDPGRDG from the coding sequence ATGGTGACGATGGCGGCACGGGGCATGTGGGAGCGGTACGAGCCGGTCCACGATCTCGTGTACTTCGCGCCCGAGGCCCGCCGGGCCGCGGACGAACTGGGGATGCGCGGGTTCTGGATGGGTTACTTCGCGCTGCGCGCGGCGCCCCTGGGGCCGGTGCCCGCCCCGGTCGTCACCGCGTGCTTCTACGTCTTCCACCCCGACCGGGTGACGCGCGCCCTGCCGGACGCCTGGCGGTACGCCGCCCCGGGGGACGTCGTCGACGCGCGGGAGGGGGCGATGGACGCGGCGATGACGCGCCTGTTCGGCCCTGACGTCGTCTCCTCGGCGCGGATGACCGAAGCGGCGGACCTGGCGTGGCGGGCCGCCGAGGCCGCGGACACCGCCGGCCGGCCGCTGGCCGCCGCGAACCAGGCCCTCGACCGGCCCCGGCGGTCGTGTGCGCGGCTTTGGCAGGCCCTGACCACCCTGCGGGAGCACCGCGGGGACGGCCACGTCGCCACCCTGGTCGCCCACGGCGTCGGTCCCGTGGCGGCGATGGTGCTCAAGGCGGCCGCCGGGGAGTCCGACGCGGCGCTGCTCCGGGAGGGCCGAAAGTGGGACCAGACGGCCTGGCGTGCGGCCGAGACGGAGCTGCGGGAGCGCGGCTGGCTCGACGGGGCCGGGGCGCTGACCCCGGCGGGGGTCACGGGACGCGCGGCGATCGAGGCGCGGACCGACGCGGCGGCCGAAGGGCCGTGGAGGGCGCTCGGCCAGGACAACACCGCCCGCCTGACGGACCTGCTGGACCCATTGGCGGCCGCGGTCCGGAAGTCCGGCCTGCTCCCGGAGGGCAATCCGGTCGGGGTTCCGGACCCCGGAAGGGATGGGTGA
- a CDS encoding transaminase, with translation MDRSRLQDLLARETAEAARRCPRSKDAYGRADHLFGRVPMTWMNKTAGAFPRYLAAARGARVTDIDGHEYIDFCLGDTGAMTGHSPAAVADAVQHRFAELGGATAMLPTEDAEWVGAELTRRFGLARWSFSLTATDANRWAIRLARAVTGRSKILFNSYSYHGSVDESLIVVGPDGRGEARPGNVGAPCDVTLTSRVAEFNDLEQLERELAHGDVAAVLMEPALTNIGIVLPEPGYLEGVRELTRRHGTLLINDETHTFSAGPGGCTAAWDLDPDLLTIGKAIGGGIPAGAYGLSAELADRLLGRTDLDLIDMGGVGGTLAGNALSVAAMRATLEHVLTDDAFAHMAKLSERFEAGVRAGIDAHGLPWTVSRLGARTEYRFASPAPRTGTESAAAADPVLEDFLHLYLANRGILLTPFHNMALMCPDTTEQDVDTHTEQFAAALAELVR, from the coding sequence ATGGACCGCTCCCGCCTGCAGGACCTGCTGGCCCGCGAGACGGCGGAGGCCGCGCGCCGCTGCCCGCGTTCGAAGGACGCCTACGGGCGCGCCGACCACCTCTTCGGGCGGGTGCCGATGACGTGGATGAACAAGACGGCCGGTGCCTTCCCGCGCTACCTGGCGGCCGCCCGGGGCGCCCGGGTCACGGACATCGACGGGCACGAGTACATCGACTTCTGCCTCGGCGACACGGGCGCGATGACCGGGCATTCGCCGGCCGCCGTGGCCGACGCCGTCCAGCACCGCTTCGCCGAGCTGGGCGGCGCCACCGCGATGCTGCCGACGGAGGACGCCGAGTGGGTCGGTGCGGAGCTGACCCGCCGTTTCGGACTGGCCCGCTGGAGCTTCTCGCTGACGGCGACGGACGCCAACCGATGGGCGATCCGGCTCGCCCGCGCCGTCACCGGCCGCTCCAAGATCCTCTTCAACAGCTACAGCTACCACGGCAGCGTCGACGAGTCCCTCATCGTGGTGGGTCCCGACGGCCGGGGAGAGGCCCGCCCCGGCAACGTCGGCGCCCCTTGCGACGTCACGCTCACCAGCCGCGTCGCCGAGTTCAACGACCTGGAGCAGCTGGAGCGCGAACTCGCCCACGGCGACGTGGCCGCCGTCCTCATGGAGCCGGCGCTCACCAACATCGGCATCGTGCTGCCCGAGCCCGGCTACCTCGAAGGTGTCCGTGAACTGACCCGCCGTCACGGCACGCTGCTGATCAACGACGAGACCCACACCTTCTCCGCCGGCCCCGGCGGCTGCACCGCGGCCTGGGACCTGGACCCCGACCTGCTCACGATCGGCAAGGCGATCGGCGGCGGCATCCCGGCCGGCGCCTACGGCCTGTCCGCCGAACTCGCCGACCGGCTCCTGGGCCGCACCGACCTCGACCTGATCGACATGGGCGGCGTCGGCGGCACCCTCGCCGGCAACGCCCTGTCGGTGGCCGCGATGCGCGCCACCCTCGAACACGTCCTGACCGACGACGCGTTCGCCCACATGGCCAAGCTCTCCGAACGCTTCGAGGCGGGCGTCCGCGCAGGCATCGACGCCCACGGCCTGCCCTGGACGGTCAGCCGCCTCGGCGCCCGCACCGAGTACCGCTTCGCCTCCCCGGCGCCGCGCACCGGTACCGAGTCCGCGGCCGCAGCCGACCCCGTCCTGGAGGACTTCCTCCACCTCTACCTGGCCAACCGGGGCATCCTTTTGACCCCGTTCCACAACATGGCCCTCATGTGCCCCGACACCACCGAGCAGGACGTCGACACCCACACCGAGCAGTTCGCCGCCGCCCTGGCCGAACTGGTGCGGTGA
- a CDS encoding peptidoglycan-binding protein has translation MSEQAGPGCPECGEPRAADGTPTCSCTVRAADVRSETRTAEAAAAEDFDPVRIRPYVEIDVVSGPADESGGDATAQHPGVPGEFDDLLTAGAEPVDQPPPPAGAAPARRRSRALLMTGVGAAAAVVVTGGVVGGIFWYDSPARKDAVSDGVRAGLPDQRPSGSASASAQPSTTASSAQPSTTASSSPSASATGGSATPTGSGTPSATPTGTGTATGAPAPSESGGRPPVLRNGDKGPEVVELQLRLRQVGYYDGAADGTFDRDVENAVRGYQFTRVILQDEPGVYGAATRTSLESETKEP, from the coding sequence GTGAGTGAACAGGCGGGTCCCGGCTGCCCCGAGTGTGGCGAACCCCGTGCGGCGGACGGCACTCCGACCTGCTCCTGCACGGTCCGCGCCGCCGATGTCCGCAGCGAGACGCGCACGGCCGAGGCGGCGGCCGCTGAGGACTTCGACCCGGTGCGCATACGGCCGTACGTCGAGATCGACGTCGTATCCGGACCGGCCGACGAGTCCGGCGGCGACGCGACAGCGCAACACCCCGGCGTTCCGGGGGAGTTCGACGACCTGCTCACGGCAGGCGCCGAGCCGGTCGATCAGCCCCCGCCGCCGGCCGGCGCGGCCCCGGCCCGCCGACGCTCCCGGGCACTGCTGATGACGGGCGTGGGCGCCGCGGCGGCTGTCGTGGTGACGGGCGGAGTCGTCGGGGGCATCTTCTGGTACGACAGCCCCGCGCGGAAGGACGCCGTGTCGGACGGCGTGCGGGCGGGCCTGCCGGACCAGCGGCCCTCGGGAAGCGCGTCGGCCTCCGCACAGCCGTCGACCACGGCGTCCTCGGCACAGCCGTCCACGACAGCGAGTTCCTCACCCAGCGCCTCCGCGACCGGCGGCTCAGCCACCCCCACCGGCTCGGGCACCCCGAGCGCGACACCCACCGGCACCGGCACGGCCACCGGCGCCCCCGCACCGAGCGAGTCCGGGGGCCGCCCACCCGTGCTCCGCAACGGCGACAAGGGGCCGGAAGTCGTCGAACTGCAGCTGCGGCTGCGGCAGGTCGGCTACTACGACGGTGCCGCCGACGGCACGTTCGACCGCGACGTGGAGAACGCCGTCCGCGGCTACCAGTTCACCCGGGTCATCCTTCAGGACGAGCCCGGCGTCTACGGCGCGGCGACCCGGACGTCACTCGAATCCGAGACGAAGGAGCCGTGA
- a CDS encoding phosphatase PAP2 family protein, which yields MTDCPPREPRVPRGLLHDLAALDQALYEAVTVTSTPTLDAALRRLSAAADHSKISFAVAGALALWPGSSRRAAALGVAAIGVASATANLLGKRLVRRPRPHRAEDSPFPGRHVPMPESASFPSGHTASAVAFAAAVGPAFPAATLPLGLLACAVGYSRVHTGVHYPGDVIAGAVLGTGAAAAVLTAARWEGLSGIRPSALTPFAAARK from the coding sequence ATGACCGACTGCCCGCCGCGCGAACCACGGGTGCCGCGAGGACTGCTGCACGATCTCGCCGCCCTCGACCAGGCGCTCTACGAGGCCGTGACGGTCACCAGTACGCCCACGCTGGACGCCGCGCTGCGGCGGCTGTCCGCGGCGGCCGACCACTCCAAGATCTCGTTCGCGGTCGCCGGAGCGCTCGCCCTCTGGCCGGGCAGCTCGCGTCGGGCCGCGGCACTCGGGGTCGCTGCGATCGGCGTCGCGTCGGCGACGGCCAACCTGCTCGGCAAGCGTCTGGTGCGGCGTCCGCGCCCCCACCGCGCCGAGGACTCGCCGTTTCCCGGACGGCACGTGCCCATGCCGGAATCCGCCTCCTTCCCCTCGGGGCACACGGCCTCGGCGGTCGCCTTCGCCGCGGCCGTCGGCCCCGCGTTCCCGGCGGCCACCCTGCCCCTGGGCCTGCTGGCCTGCGCCGTGGGCTACTCGCGCGTGCACACGGGCGTCCACTACCCGGGCGACGTGATCGCCGGCGCCGTGCTCGGCACCGGGGCCGCTGCCGCGGTTCTGACGGCAGCCCGGTGGGAAGGGCTGAGCGGGATCCGCCCATCGGCGCTCACACCGTTCGCGGCCGCCCGAAAATAA
- a CDS encoding Lrp/AsnC family transcriptional regulator encodes MDEIDRAILRELQTDGRIAYADLGPKVGLSASAARQRLQRLLDTRTVQVVGVTDPMAMGGQAMALLGIAVDGDPRAVADELARRDEVVYAVLTSGGFDLFAEVVAPGPRELLDFVNDVVRPVEGVRQIQSFPYFGIHTHRFLWDVG; translated from the coding sequence GTGGACGAGATCGACCGGGCCATCCTGCGCGAACTGCAGACCGACGGCCGTATCGCCTACGCGGACCTCGGCCCCAAGGTCGGCCTGTCGGCGTCGGCGGCCCGCCAGCGCCTGCAGCGCCTGCTGGACACCAGGACCGTCCAAGTCGTGGGCGTCACCGACCCGATGGCCATGGGCGGGCAGGCCATGGCGCTGCTCGGCATCGCCGTGGACGGCGACCCGCGCGCGGTCGCCGACGAACTGGCCCGCCGTGACGAGGTCGTCTACGCGGTGCTGACCTCCGGCGGCTTCGACCTGTTCGCCGAAGTGGTCGCCCCCGGCCCGCGCGAACTCCTCGACTTCGTCAACGACGTCGTACGGCCCGTCGAGGGCGTCCGGCAGATCCAGTCGTTCCCGTACTTCGGCATCCACACGCACCGTTTCCTGTGGGACGTCGGCTGA
- a CDS encoding diacylglycerol kinase family protein: MNATRTTSAAEPDGSDRTPLSARALARFALLCVAGAVAAVLAGAGQWLILLLGLAGLALAGAGLWWALAHRGLARLCGALLAIGAPVGVLVLYAVSGLWVVAVAAVAAWTTAVACARSALRRLRSPHGMRHRSARPFRRAVLIMNPRSGGGKVGQFGLVERAEALGARVILLDLDAAPDPVALAHQAVAEGADLLGAAGGDGTQALVASVAAEHGLPFVVVAAGTRNHFAMDLGLDRDDPAKSLDALTDGVELRVDLGEVGGLPFVNTASFGTYAQIVQSPEYRDAKAATALEQLPDLLTGDAAASLTARTDDEVVEAPQAVLVSNNPYARADPLGVGRRPRLDTGSLGVIAVRVESAARAAELALLGERASGITSLTSRRVVIESDDELIPVAVDGEALTMPSPVVCRVRPGVLRVRVPRHRPGAPYIAPSVDWRRVVRLAFDRNPDPREKEPGAQR, translated from the coding sequence TTGAACGCGACCCGAACGACGAGTGCGGCGGAGCCGGACGGCTCCGACAGAACGCCACTGTCGGCGCGCGCCCTGGCACGGTTCGCCCTGCTCTGCGTGGCCGGCGCGGTCGCCGCCGTACTGGCCGGAGCCGGCCAGTGGCTGATCCTTCTGCTGGGCCTCGCCGGGCTCGCCCTGGCCGGTGCGGGCCTGTGGTGGGCCCTGGCGCACCGCGGACTGGCCCGCCTGTGCGGCGCCCTGCTGGCGATCGGCGCCCCCGTGGGCGTCCTGGTGCTGTACGCGGTGTCGGGCCTGTGGGTGGTGGCCGTGGCCGCCGTGGCGGCGTGGACCACCGCGGTGGCCTGTGCCAGAAGCGCCCTGCGCCGACTGCGCTCACCGCACGGCATGCGCCACCGCTCCGCCCGGCCGTTCCGGCGCGCCGTACTGATCATGAACCCCCGGTCGGGGGGTGGAAAGGTCGGCCAGTTCGGCCTGGTGGAACGGGCCGAGGCACTGGGCGCCCGGGTGATACTCCTCGACCTCGACGCCGCCCCCGACCCCGTGGCGCTTGCCCACCAGGCGGTCGCCGAGGGCGCGGACCTGCTCGGCGCCGCGGGCGGCGACGGCACCCAGGCCCTGGTGGCGAGCGTGGCCGCCGAGCACGGGCTGCCGTTCGTGGTCGTGGCCGCCGGGACGCGCAACCACTTCGCCATGGACCTCGGCCTGGACCGCGACGATCCGGCGAAGAGCCTGGACGCCCTCACTGACGGTGTGGAGCTCCGGGTCGACCTCGGGGAGGTGGGCGGCCTGCCGTTCGTCAACACCGCCTCGTTCGGGACGTACGCGCAGATCGTGCAGAGCCCGGAGTACCGGGACGCCAAGGCGGCCACGGCGCTCGAGCAGCTGCCGGACCTGCTGACCGGCGACGCGGCGGCCTCGCTGACCGCCCGGACGGACGACGAGGTCGTCGAGGCCCCGCAGGCCGTGCTCGTCAGCAACAACCCCTACGCCCGCGCCGATCCGCTCGGCGTCGGACGCAGGCCGCGGCTCGACACCGGCAGCCTCGGTGTGATCGCCGTCCGGGTGGAGAGCGCGGCACGTGCCGCGGAACTCGCGCTGCTGGGCGAGCGGGCCAGTGGCATCACCTCGCTGACGTCCCGCCGGGTCGTGATCGAGTCCGACGACGAGCTCATCCCGGTGGCCGTGGACGGTGAGGCGCTCACCATGCCCTCACCTGTGGTGTGCAGGGTGCGGCCGGGCGTCCTGCGGGTACGTGTGCCCAGACACCGCCCCGGTGCCCCGTACATCGCACCGTCCGTCGACTGGCGACGAGTGGTGCGCCTCGCCTTCGACCGAAACCCCGACCCACGCGAAAAGGAACCAGGAGCACAGCGATGA